In Fibrobacter sp. UWR2, a single window of DNA contains:
- a CDS encoding epoxyqueuosine reductase QueH has protein sequence MGEAYHNYQRDLGYIIRWNQRKGIVPTLLMHACCGPCSTYCIEYLSQFFHITIFYYNPNIAPSEEYAHRVAEIKRFVSTFKTKYPVKFIEGEYDPKKFYDIARGLEEEKEGGKRCRKCFELRLGETAKLAKEMGFDYFTTTLTISPKKDEQVLNVVAKEQGEIYGVKALPSDFKRKGGNKRSIELSAEYNLYRQNYCGCAYSKREAEEREAKKNEGSTP, from the coding sequence ATGGGCGAAGCCTATCACAACTACCAGCGCGACCTCGGCTACATCATCCGCTGGAACCAGCGCAAGGGAATTGTCCCTACGCTCCTAATGCACGCCTGCTGCGGGCCCTGCAGCACCTACTGCATCGAGTACCTCTCGCAGTTCTTCCACATCACGATTTTCTACTACAACCCGAATATCGCCCCTTCCGAGGAATACGCCCACCGCGTCGCCGAAATCAAGCGTTTCGTCTCTACATTCAAGACAAAGTATCCGGTGAAATTTATCGAGGGCGAATACGACCCCAAGAAGTTCTACGACATCGCGCGCGGGCTCGAAGAAGAGAAGGAAGGCGGCAAGCGCTGCCGCAAGTGTTTTGAACTGCGTCTCGGCGAAACGGCAAAACTCGCGAAGGAAATGGGATTCGACTACTTCACCACCACGCTCACCATCAGCCCCAAGAAAGACGAACAGGTGCTAAACGTGGTGGCCAAGGAACAGGGCGAAATCTACGGCGTCAAGGCGCTCCCCAGCGACTTCAAGCGCAAGGGCGGAAACAAGCGTTCCATAGAACTCTCTGCCGAATACAACCTCTACCGTCAAAACTACTGCGGCTGCGCGTACTCAAAGCGCGAAGCCGAAGAGCGGGAAGCCAAGAAAAACGAGGGCAGCACGCCCTAG
- the rsmG gene encoding 16S rRNA (guanine(527)-N(7))-methyltransferase RsmG, whose protein sequence is MASSSWSKKTFARAGSSAGRDFVPHIKAPRTDFPLFNGKRVKPSLEGLDKLLHYYGVELQESSLKQIWEFHQLLRANNEDQDLTRLNAFETMVERHYADCTLINAFVPEWPARMIDVGSGAGFPGIPLKLVNPHIRLTLCEPRPNRINFLNMVIEKMGLKGIDVFGHKVTSRSMTIPVDGVISRAFELMEKTLPRIANSLKVGGRVYFMKGPGVADELAVFHPEDFGYKFVGKHFYTIPNSTQDRALIILERVE, encoded by the coding sequence ATGGCAAGTTCGTCCTGGTCAAAAAAAACATTCGCTCGCGCGGGCAGTTCTGCGGGTCGCGACTTTGTTCCGCATATCAAGGCGCCGCGTACCGATTTCCCGCTGTTTAATGGCAAGCGCGTGAAGCCCTCGCTTGAAGGCCTCGACAAGCTACTGCATTACTATGGCGTGGAACTTCAGGAAAGTTCCCTCAAGCAAATATGGGAATTTCACCAGTTGCTACGTGCCAACAACGAAGACCAGGACTTGACTCGCCTGAATGCGTTCGAGACGATGGTGGAACGCCACTACGCGGACTGCACTCTCATTAATGCGTTTGTTCCGGAGTGGCCCGCCCGCATGATAGATGTCGGGAGTGGCGCCGGTTTTCCGGGGATTCCGCTGAAGTTGGTGAATCCGCACATCCGTCTTACTTTGTGCGAACCGCGCCCGAACCGCATCAACTTCCTCAACATGGTCATCGAGAAGATGGGCCTTAAGGGCATCGACGTGTTCGGCCACAAGGTTACGAGCAGGAGCATGACCATCCCTGTGGATGGCGTCATCAGCCGTGCGTTCGAACTCATGGAGAAGACTCTCCCGCGCATTGCAAATTCACTCAAGGTCGGTGGTCGCGTCTACTTTATGAAGGGTCCCGGAGTGGCCGACGAACTCGCGGTATTCCACCCCGAAGATTTCGGATACAAGTTTGTCGGGAAGCATTTCTACACCATCCCGAACAGCACGCAGGACCGCGCCCTGATAATACTCGAACGTGTAGAATAA
- a CDS encoding PorV/PorQ family protein — protein MRKSLLSALLFAPAISLAAGSAIITLEMPVGARQLGMGEAGAALADDASAMFYNPAGLAFGPLADEWKVSYPADGKKTPHFTQMASRSKNGFFSKSELWAGTVNGILKYDSEQWVDYHTVTLQGNAKVKDAVRVFAGTERGLDEYTRQVKKFNDIKNADDESHVVEVKIPWNLVVKDTITALLYESRTEKLWVGTPKALYRFDGKAWKSYESELGSHRINALENQGASLWIGTDNGLFLYRNGQFEQKGKVLPSQKINDLVWSEERKELYVAVDGAGIARLVPKKSINDKDRWSLFTEEDGIMDLHPTALAVDSSAHVWAAHKGGLSHFNLRKWEQVQFDGNVVNDISVDQKGHIWIATDKGVWRHLPDYATASGRKAELERGVAEQEGSVKKEDEWLHFHSGNGLSTNKVWKVLPQGGDVWFSTANGMELYKDADYQLVAFYEKLLPILNIPDLYHLFGGMTVPVAEWGTLGFFVNFVSFGSTVVSGDVDADDLVAYNSSEIVGGVSYGTRFPNNWGLGLSIKLFYSDLSSGAGAGEEEATTFGYAFDIGILKKDLFIDKLNFALVLANIGPSVYYVDKTIEDPIPLTWRVGLSYEILSLADYRLTIAADYNREVVYDDDKGDPEPFYIACWKSIGHPERGGHGFTAFKNSLLQGVFNTGLEFIYSNTVALRLGYLYDRTGKRNEADFGIGFMISDMLQFDLATIMDVGDNDGVRDGQMRFGALFKF, from the coding sequence TTGCGTAAATCTCTACTTTCTGCATTACTTTTTGCACCGGCAATCTCGCTAGCCGCAGGTTCGGCCATCATCACCCTCGAAATGCCCGTTGGCGCACGCCAGCTCGGCATGGGCGAAGCGGGTGCCGCACTTGCCGACGATGCTTCGGCCATGTTCTACAACCCCGCAGGCCTCGCCTTCGGGCCTCTCGCCGACGAATGGAAGGTCTCGTACCCCGCCGACGGCAAGAAGACTCCCCACTTTACGCAGATGGCAAGCCGTTCCAAGAACGGATTCTTCTCCAAGAGCGAGCTCTGGGCAGGTACGGTCAACGGCATTCTGAAATACGATAGCGAACAGTGGGTCGACTACCACACGGTGACGCTCCAGGGCAACGCGAAAGTCAAGGACGCCGTGCGTGTGTTTGCCGGCACCGAGCGCGGGCTCGACGAATACACCCGCCAGGTCAAGAAGTTCAACGACATCAAGAACGCCGACGACGAATCGCATGTCGTGGAAGTGAAAATCCCGTGGAACCTCGTGGTGAAGGACACCATCACGGCGCTCCTCTACGAGAGCCGCACGGAAAAACTCTGGGTGGGCACCCCGAAGGCGCTCTACCGCTTCGACGGCAAGGCCTGGAAGAGCTACGAAAGCGAACTCGGGTCGCACCGTATCAACGCACTCGAGAACCAGGGCGCATCGCTCTGGATCGGTACCGACAACGGCCTGTTCCTGTACCGTAACGGGCAGTTCGAGCAGAAGGGCAAGGTGCTCCCGAGCCAGAAGATTAACGACCTCGTGTGGTCCGAGGAACGCAAGGAACTCTACGTTGCAGTCGACGGCGCCGGCATCGCGCGCCTCGTGCCCAAGAAGAGTATCAACGACAAGGACCGCTGGAGCCTCTTCACCGAAGAGGACGGCATCATGGACCTGCACCCGACAGCACTCGCCGTAGACAGTTCCGCACACGTATGGGCGGCGCACAAGGGCGGCCTTAGCCACTTCAACCTGCGCAAGTGGGAACAGGTGCAGTTCGACGGCAACGTGGTGAACGACATTTCCGTAGACCAGAAGGGCCATATCTGGATTGCAACCGACAAGGGTGTGTGGCGCCACCTGCCCGACTACGCGACCGCAAGCGGACGCAAGGCAGAACTCGAACGCGGAGTCGCCGAACAGGAAGGCAGCGTCAAGAAAGAAGACGAGTGGCTGCATTTCCATTCGGGTAACGGACTCAGCACAAACAAGGTATGGAAGGTCCTGCCGCAGGGCGGCGACGTGTGGTTCAGTACCGCAAACGGCATGGAACTCTACAAGGATGCCGACTACCAGCTCGTCGCGTTCTACGAGAAGCTCCTGCCTATCCTGAACATTCCCGACCTCTACCACCTCTTCGGCGGCATGACCGTCCCCGTTGCCGAATGGGGAACACTCGGGTTCTTCGTGAACTTCGTGAGTTTCGGTTCCACCGTTGTCTCGGGCGACGTAGACGCCGACGACCTCGTGGCCTACAACAGTTCCGAAATCGTGGGCGGCGTAAGCTACGGCACGCGGTTCCCGAACAACTGGGGTCTCGGCCTCTCCATCAAGTTGTTCTACTCCGACCTGAGTTCCGGTGCAGGTGCCGGCGAAGAAGAAGCGACAACATTCGGCTACGCATTCGATATCGGCATCCTCAAGAAGGACCTGTTTATCGACAAGTTGAACTTCGCTCTCGTGCTCGCGAACATCGGCCCGAGCGTCTACTACGTAGACAAGACCATCGAGGACCCGATTCCGCTCACCTGGCGCGTGGGACTTTCCTACGAAATCCTCTCGCTTGCCGACTACAGGCTCACGATTGCCGCGGACTACAACCGCGAAGTCGTGTACGACGACGATAAGGGCGACCCCGAGCCGTTCTACATAGCCTGCTGGAAATCCATCGGGCACCCCGAACGCGGCGGTCACGGATTTACCGCATTCAAGAACTCGCTGCTACAGGGTGTCTTCAACACCGGCCTGGAATTCATTTATTCGAACACCGTGGCTCTCCGCCTCGGCTACCTCTATGACCGGACCGGCAAGCGTAACGAAGCCGACTTCGGTATCGGATTCATGATTTCGGATATGCTGCAGTTCGACCTTGCGACCATCATGGACGTGGGCGACAACGACGGCGTGCGTGACGGCCAGATGCGCTTCGGCGCCCTGTTCAAGTTCTAA
- a CDS encoding FKBP-type peptidyl-prolyl cis-trans isomerase: MKFFLVLLFSGIVWAIPFNVEVVKTGDGDEIRAGQLIKVHYKGYLYADIVKFDSLKVVADSIAKADSVAKAAAPKADAKKGSKKADKKVEEVKPDSAAVDSLAEEAPVDTLTPFADTYASGDPLEFTIGVGQVIAGWDKGIVGMKVGEVRKLTIPYVMAYGENSLEGIPPYSDLYFEVELVAAEKPMEPDVFPADLNKLKWSDKGKGLKIYDEKVGSGKPAMIGTNLKVHYTGWLVSGRKFGSSKDMGKPFEVVLGAGKMIKGWEQGLDGMREGGVRWLRVSPSMGYGATAFTMIPPNSTLVFRVELVESMVDPEIAAKMDFFPDTTTLAFEHGSEGLRYAVIQKGEGEPARAGANVKVHYTGWLTNGYKFDSSRDRDQAFVFPLGGGRVIRGWDLGVAGMLPGEKRILIIPPGLGYGSRGAGPIPGGATLIFAVEYLGE, encoded by the coding sequence ATGAAGTTTTTTCTTGTTCTGTTGTTTTCTGGCATAGTATGGGCCATCCCTTTCAATGTAGAAGTGGTAAAAACAGGTGATGGCGACGAGATTCGTGCGGGCCAGCTTATCAAGGTGCACTACAAGGGCTACCTCTATGCAGATATTGTAAAGTTCGATAGCCTGAAGGTCGTGGCGGATTCCATTGCCAAGGCCGATTCCGTAGCGAAGGCGGCGGCACCGAAGGCCGATGCAAAGAAGGGCTCGAAGAAGGCAGACAAGAAGGTTGAAGAGGTTAAGCCGGATTCCGCTGCCGTGGATAGCCTTGCAGAAGAGGCTCCGGTCGATACGCTTACCCCGTTTGCCGATACGTATGCAAGTGGCGATCCCCTGGAATTTACTATTGGCGTGGGCCAGGTGATTGCGGGCTGGGACAAGGGCATTGTCGGGATGAAGGTGGGCGAGGTCCGCAAGCTTACTATCCCTTACGTGATGGCATACGGCGAGAATTCGCTCGAAGGCATCCCCCCGTATTCCGACCTTTATTTCGAGGTGGAACTCGTGGCCGCAGAAAAGCCCATGGAACCGGACGTGTTCCCGGCTGATTTGAACAAACTAAAATGGTCGGACAAGGGCAAGGGCCTCAAGATTTACGACGAGAAGGTCGGTTCGGGCAAACCGGCGATGATTGGCACGAACCTCAAGGTGCACTACACGGGTTGGCTCGTTTCGGGCCGCAAGTTCGGCAGTTCCAAGGATATGGGCAAGCCGTTCGAGGTGGTGCTTGGCGCGGGCAAGATGATCAAGGGCTGGGAACAGGGCCTTGACGGCATGCGCGAAGGCGGTGTGCGTTGGCTGCGCGTGAGCCCCTCCATGGGTTACGGCGCGACCGCGTTCACGATGATTCCGCCGAACTCCACTCTCGTGTTCCGCGTCGAACTTGTAGAATCGATGGTCGACCCCGAGATTGCTGCCAAGATGGACTTTTTCCCGGATACGACAACGCTCGCCTTCGAGCACGGTTCCGAAGGACTGCGCTATGCGGTTATCCAGAAGGGCGAGGGTGAACCGGCCCGCGCTGGCGCGAACGTGAAGGTGCATTACACGGGCTGGCTCACGAACGGTTACAAGTTCGACAGTTCGCGCGACCGCGACCAGGCATTTGTGTTCCCGTTGGGCGGTGGTCGCGTGATTCGCGGCTGGGACCTCGGTGTGGCGGGCATGCTTCCGGGTGAAAAGCGCATATTGATTATCCCGCCGGGCCTCGGCTACGGCAGCCGCGGCGCGGGCCCCATTCCGGGCGGTGCAACCCTCATATTTGCAGTGGAGTACCTGGGCGAATAA
- a CDS encoding DUF1538 domain-containing protein, whose translation MLKILAEKLREAFASVLPVTLIVLALSFTPLVDFTAKELVIFAVSAVFLVMGIGLFNLGADLAMTPMGEHVGSGLTKSRKVLLLLSVCFMMGVLITVAEPDLSVLAEQVKNAVEPMLLIVTVGIGVGLFLLLAIVKIVWKKDLSTIIIFFYMALFMIGMLMLTFGKEAFVPLAFDSGGVTTGPITVPFIMALGVGVAGAIGGKNANENSFGLIALCSIGPIIALMGLVLFSKGDLTYRLVESSYSIDAFLGENFIPTVAGVAKEVLIALGLIIVFFLALQFVALKLSRAKLAQMSFGICYTFIGLVIFLTAVKVGFMPVGFQLGCALAKIPRLLVVSGFVIGMVVVLAEPAVHVLNKQVEEITGGLVTKRSMLIALSVGVGISIGLSMLRIFYGFPLVYYLIPGYFISLGLSFFVPKLYTAIAFDSGGVASGPLTSSFILPLAIGACSVIHDGGDSILSYAFGIVAMVAMTPLITIQVLGFKAIASKKIKNRLMMRRIQDADDEQIIDFV comes from the coding sequence ATGCTCAAGATTCTGGCCGAAAAACTTAGGGAGGCTTTTGCGTCGGTTTTGCCAGTGACGCTCATTGTGCTGGCGCTCTCGTTCACGCCTCTTGTTGACTTTACGGCCAAGGAACTTGTGATTTTTGCGGTGAGCGCGGTGTTCCTCGTGATGGGCATCGGGCTTTTCAATTTGGGCGCCGACCTTGCCATGACCCCGATGGGCGAGCATGTAGGTTCGGGCCTTACCAAGTCGCGCAAGGTGCTGCTGCTCCTTTCTGTATGCTTCATGATGGGTGTGCTCATCACTGTTGCCGAGCCCGACCTTTCGGTGCTGGCCGAACAAGTGAAGAACGCTGTTGAACCCATGTTGCTTATTGTGACGGTGGGCATTGGTGTCGGCCTGTTCCTGTTGCTTGCCATCGTGAAGATTGTCTGGAAAAAGGACCTCTCCACGATTATCATATTCTTCTATATGGCGCTGTTCATGATAGGCATGCTCATGCTTACGTTCGGCAAGGAGGCGTTCGTGCCGCTCGCCTTCGATTCGGGCGGCGTGACGACCGGCCCCATCACGGTGCCGTTCATCATGGCACTCGGCGTCGGTGTCGCCGGCGCCATCGGCGGCAAGAACGCAAACGAGAACAGCTTCGGGCTTATCGCGCTCTGCTCCATCGGGCCTATCATTGCGCTCATGGGGCTTGTGCTCTTCTCGAAGGGCGACCTCACTTACCGCCTTGTGGAATCGAGCTATTCCATCGATGCCTTCCTCGGTGAAAACTTTATCCCGACGGTAGCGGGTGTCGCGAAGGAAGTGCTCATCGCCCTCGGGCTCATCATCGTGTTCTTCCTTGCCCTCCAGTTCGTGGCGCTCAAGCTTTCGCGGGCGAAACTCGCCCAGATGTCGTTCGGGATTTGCTATACGTTCATCGGGCTCGTCATCTTCCTTACGGCGGTGAAGGTCGGCTTTATGCCTGTTGGGTTCCAACTCGGGTGCGCTCTCGCGAAAATACCGCGGCTCCTCGTTGTTTCGGGTTTTGTCATCGGTATGGTGGTCGTGCTTGCCGAACCCGCGGTGCACGTGCTCAACAAGCAGGTCGAAGAAATCACCGGCGGGCTTGTTACCAAGCGCTCGATGCTCATCGCGCTTTCTGTGGGTGTGGGCATTTCCATCGGGCTTTCGATGTTGCGAATTTTCTACGGTTTCCCGCTTGTCTACTACCTCATTCCGGGCTACTTCATTTCGCTCGGGCTTTCGTTCTTCGTGCCCAAGCTTTATACGGCCATTGCCTTTGACTCCGGTGGAGTCGCGAGTGGGCCATTGACTTCGAGCTTTATTTTGCCGCTTGCCATCGGGGCGTGTTCCGTAATCCACGACGGCGGCGATTCCATACTGAGTTACGCGTTCGGCATTGTGGCAATGGTCGCGATGACCCCGCTTATCACTATCCAGGTGCTCGGTTTCAAGGCAATCGCCTCGAAGAAGATAAAAAACCGCCTGATGATGCGCCGTATCCAGGATGCCGACGACGAACAGATTATAGATTTTGTGTAG
- a CDS encoding P-II family nitrogen regulator, producing the protein MSAVNHEVIFCIVNTGFSETVMEAAKDAGARGGTILNARGTANKEAESFFHIAIQPEKEIVMILVDAKIKDAVLHALYQKAGLDTMGQGIAFSVPVENVVGLTPWKAEEKPEAEKPSKKAETK; encoded by the coding sequence ATGAGTGCAGTCAACCACGAAGTCATTTTCTGCATTGTGAACACCGGCTTTTCGGAAACCGTGATGGAAGCGGCGAAGGATGCCGGGGCGCGTGGCGGTACTATCCTGAATGCCCGCGGTACGGCGAACAAGGAGGCCGAATCGTTCTTCCACATAGCCATCCAGCCCGAAAAAGAGATCGTGATGATCCTAGTGGATGCCAAAATCAAGGATGCGGTGCTCCATGCCCTCTACCAGAAGGCGGGACTTGACACCATGGGGCAGGGGATTGCGTTCTCGGTGCCCGTGGAGAATGTCGTGGGGCTTACGCCGTGGAAGGCCGAAGAAAAGCCCGAGGCTGAAAAGCCTTCTAAAAAAGCCGAAACAAAATAA